A region of the Apium graveolens cultivar Ventura chromosome 6, ASM990537v1, whole genome shotgun sequence genome:
aattattttttgtgtttgttcttatattttttctttcattttttatGTTATGGGAAGATTtggttattattaaaaaattaattttttgttTGGGTATTTGATTCACCTGTGGATTTTGACATGGTTTTGCAGTTTTGTGTCATAATTTCTAAACCCGTGTTTTTGTTAGTATGTGCTCACAAGTGTTTTTGGAGAAaaaacaaaaatataataaaatatgtggGGTAAGTGACGACCACGCCAAAATAATCATAATTACCATACCACATTAAATGCTGTACTCAAATTATATATAAGGATATAATTTTGAGAGCTCTTGGTACTAGGCTTGCTATCGAAAATAATCTGACGTAGCTTTATCACATTCCACACACATCAACTGAGGATGGGTTATTTTTCTTCCCAAAGTTATACTCCTCTATACTATATTGCCGGCCTTtaagttcagaaatattttgcTGTCTAACTTGAGTGTTTTAGCTAGTTGCTCCTTTGATTTCTCCCATCTTTCCCAACAATGtgaaaatattaacaaaaaaCAGAGTTGGCGATAGCCTATTGCAGGAAACTGCAAACAAAAGAATTGATAATCCTTCTCAAGAACCACAATGACAGAAGTAACTCATCTGGAGGTGCAAGTACAatttatttcataataataaGTTGCAAAATTATATAACTTGATTCCCAAGTCCAAATTTGGCTTAGGCAGAATGAGAAACATAGTTGAGTCAACTTGCATAAATTTAGCATAGTATTGACTCGTGCATTTAAAGACTGGAGTCATGTTTTCTTACCCTCTTGAATTGCAGAGAGAATCAATCTCGTCAATGAATATAGTGCTTGGTGCATATGCTCTTGCAAGATCAAACAAGCACCGAACCATGCGCTCACTCTCTCCTCGCCACTTCGAAGCAAGGGTAGCAGAAGAAACATTGAAAAACGTCGTTCCACACTCTGTAGCAACAGCTTTGGCCAGGAGTGTTTTCCCAGTACCTGGGGGGCCAAACATAAGAACACCTTTCCATGGCCTTCTAATTCCCTGCAAGTAAATATATTTATCACATTATGCTCTGGTTACTACATGGCTACAGATATGCACAATCTCTTCGATATATAATTATCCTGAACTAAAACGATGTTATCTATCTGGACTCATAATCAAATTTGAGATCAGTAACTGAAAATACAGAATTGAAGACACTCGCAAATAGTGGCGTGTGTAGCCATGTATATCATCTTGTTATATTGTCAAATAGGATGCAGAATGTATGATAATATCTGATAGAGTCATAGAGGTAACTTTCGTGGTCAAAATATGTATACAGATTCAAGAAATAATCGATAACTACAGTACATGTGACAGTGAAACATAAAAAGAAAACGAGTTAAAGAGAGAACATGACATTTCTCAGAGAAAGGAAAGAGGTATACATATAGAAGTGATAAATAAAGTAACTGACGAAGCACATGGGCTGCACAAGCAAGTTGCGACCCATCCCAGTATCCTCATAGTAACTACACCTCTGTCCCATTTATGTCAGCCTTATTCTTTTTGCACCCATGAGAGAGGTAATACTACATAGTATGTGCAGAAAACATGTGGCTCGTCCAGATTGGTACGAAGGGAGTATTTAACGTCCAAATTATACCTGAAAATATTCAGGCATCAGCAAGGGAAGAACCACAGCTTCTTCCAGAAGTCTTTTTGCTTCACTCAGCCCTGCAACATCATCCCATTTAACTCCAGGGGTATTTTCTAATACATCCCTTTCAAGCATTGCAGCTAAGTCCTGATCAGGCCCTTCATACACTCCACGCTTTGATTTACCATCTTCAGAATCACCATTCTGAAATTGGTAATAGAATGTCAGTGGATGATCCAAATTTCCTAATTTGTGAGCTCTAAATAATGCACTTTTCTGTAGTCAAGGTCTCAAGCGAATAAAAGAATATTTAACAACTTTATATCTTAGAAAACTGTGAATCCCTCTGTTCTTCATAGGAACAAGTTTGTTCACAGAATCGAAAAGATGCTTGCATGCGATGATTCGTTGGTCATGAAATAAAGGCATCAATTACAGAATATTAAATTCAGATGAGTGAACAGGAGAGTTTAACCTAGCATTACATTTAAAACCAAGAGGAGTGAACATTGGAACAAGTATAACAATCATCTTACAAGTGCAAACTCACCACAGAATCTGCCTTCCCAGAAGTAGACTTCCCTGATCCATTGCCTTTCCTCCCAGTAGTAGTAGTGGACCTCGCTCCTGAATTAGCCCTATTAGAACCAGCCTTTGCTCCACGACCAGTAGTTCCACTTCTTGTAGGGCCACGATCCCAATTATCGTCTTGACTTGACTTTCTCATCCCCACTTGACTAGCTCTAGTTGATCTTCTACTTGCCGTGTCCCGACTAGGAGGTCTCCATACATCAGGATCATCTATGGAAGGAGCCCCAGAAGAAGTGGGATACTCGTCTAGTGGTTGAAACACAAATGACGACTTGGTTGAAATTGGGGGTGAAGAAGGCCGTCTACCCATCCGAGTGTCCTTAAAAGCATTTCGCTTTGTATCCAATTGCTTAACAATCTCACTTTCTTCTAATAGAGCTTTCTTTACATTCATCCACTTTGAACGAATAAGTGGGTCATCAAGTGTAGTTAAATGCCTAAACCATAACAAAATGAACAAAAATCTTCACACAAACCTTAAAGCCAATATGCTACACaacaaattttataaaattttcaaaaagaATACATGACAATTTCCTCATTTACCAAGTAGATCACATAAGTAGTAACTACAAAAACAATCGCTACCAACTTCTAAGATTTAACGACATAAAGGAGGTACCTTTAGTTGAAAATGTTGAGAAAAAATCATTCTAGAAATCATCAAAGTTTAAGTACACGTAGTGTGCATATGCATCTTATAAATCCCCTACTTTCTCGGAAAATGTGAGCTTAAATTATG
Encoded here:
- the LOC141666770 gene encoding katanin p60 ATPase-containing subunit A1, producing MAGTLTGLQDHLKLAREYAIEGVYDTSIIFFDGVIAQINRHLTTLDDPLIRSKWMNVKKALLEESEIVKQLDTKRNAFKDTRMGRRPSSPPISTKSSFVFQPLDEYPTSSGAPSIDDPDVWRPPSRDTASRRSTRASQVGMRKSSQDDNWDRGPTRSGTTGRGAKAGSNRANSGARSTTTTGRKGNGSGKSTSGKADSVNGDSEDGKSKRGVYEGPDQDLAAMLERDVLENTPGVKWDDVAGLSEAKRLLEEAVVLPLLMPEYFQGIRRPWKGVLMFGPPGTGKTLLAKAVATECGTTFFNVSSATLASKWRGESERMVRCLFDLARAYAPSTIFIDEIDSLCNSRGASGEHESSRRVKSELLVQVDGASNTGTNEDGSRKIVMVLAATNFPWDIDEALRRRLEKRIYIPLPDAESRKELIKINLKTVEVASDVDINEVARRTEGYSGDDLTNVCRDASMNGMRRKIAGKTRDQIKNMSKEEISKDPVAMCDFEEAIAKVQPSVSAADIEKHEKWFAEFGSA